GGATGAAGACATCGAGAATTATTACAACAACATGAAGCAAGAAATACAGGCAAGCCATATTTTAGTGGCAGATGAAGAGTTAGCTCAAGAGATTTATGAGAAAGCTAAAAACGGAGACGACTTTGCTGAATTGGCTAAAGAATACTCCACAGACCCTTCTGCTGAATCCGGTGGTGACCTTGGTTATTTTGGCGTAGATCGAATGGTCCCTATATTTGAAGAAACAGCTTATAGCCTAGATATAAATGAAATTAGCGAACCTGTACAGTCTCAATTTGGCTGGCATATCATTAAAGTAACTGATAAACGCGAGGTCAAAGAAGAAGTACCTCCACTTGACGAAATAAAAGATGACATAAAAAGCAAACTTATTAACCTCCAAATTAATGCGGAAGAAGCGAAAGCGAAAATTGACCAACTCATCAACGATTCGAATGTAGACATCAAAATTGATGAATTTGAAAATCTGTTTAATGAAGAATAAGAAAAGCGCAAGCGCCCTTCGAAACAAGAAAAGCACTTGTTTCTGCGAAGTAGCTCTATGTAGCTTTCCTTACTCAAGGCAAAAACTTCGAAGATTACTCGAGGAAGCTTTTTTGCTGGAGCTAGACAAATTTTATACTTTCTTATCTTGTAACAAAAAGCAGTGCTTGTTGG
This genomic window from Bacillaceae bacterium S4-13-56 contains:
- a CDS encoding peptidylprolyl isomerase, with protein sequence MFKKLLISGVVVLSLASLVACTENEVQKDEEELVVETSKGNITEEEFYQELKDRYGEALLHEMVITKVLEETYGSVDQEVDAEVQRLKDEFGDQFEAALQQNNYKNENDFRKDVKFGLLQEKAATEGIEITDEDIENYYNNMKQEIQASHILVADEELAQEIYEKAKNGDDFAELAKEYSTDPSAESGGDLGYFGVDRMVPIFEETAYSLDINEISEPVQSQFGWHIIKVTDKREVKEEVPPLDEIKDDIKSKLINLQINAEEAKAKIDQLINDSNVDIKIDEFENLFNEE